The Pseudomonas sp. LFM046 region GCCCGGGTATGGTGATCAGGGTTGTCGAAGCACAAGAAGTAGATCAGCAGCGGATAGCCATTCCGGGTTGGGAGCAGCAGTACACGCAGATGTCTGCCGGGCGATTTTCGGGGCGGATCCTGCATGCCGAAGTCGAGGGGATCGAGCTCTATGAAGAGCAGATGAACCTCCGCGTGGAGCAGGAGTTCCATGCGCCGTCCGGCGCCCTGGTCTTCAGCTTCGACATGTCGGAGAACACGCTCTACCTGCTCGATGGCGAGACCCGCAACGCCTGGGTCACGCCGGAGAACTATCGCGAGGTGGCCGTGGTGATCAAGGAGGCGGTGCAGTGGGGCCAGCCGCTCGATGCATTCGCCGACCTGGTGCTGACACCGCTTCGGTCCGATAGCTGCAGGTCGGTCGCGGCCTCACTCAGTAACATGCTCACCGGCGCATCCAGCGGCCAGCATCCTATGGATGCCCCCGGTATCGCGCAAACCATCGTGTCCGACTGTTTCTCCCTGCTCTGCGAGGCTCCGCTCGGCGACGAGCACCGGTCGCGTTCCAGCGTCCAGGCCAAGCGTGTCGTGCAACGGGTCAAGGAAGTGGTGAACGATTGTCCCGAAGAGAACTTCGGGATGACCGAGTTGGCCGCGAAAGTAGGCGTCTCGCCGCGTAGCCTGCAGCAGTGCTTCCTGCGCTATGCCGGCGTTCCGCCCATCGTGTGGCTCAGAAACCGTCGACTGAACGCGGCTCGCCGCGATTTGCTCGGGGCCGCTGAGTCGGGCATGAGCGTGGCCGAGGTGGCCATGAAATGGTCGTTCTGGCACCTGGGCCGCTTCTCCCAGTCCTACCACGCGCTCTTCGGCGAGTACCCCAAGACGACCATCAAGCAGCGCTGCCGGCCCTAAGGGGCCGCGCACAGCAAGAATTCATCTCTGAGTTCAGATCGTAGGATGGGTAGAGCGGAGCGAAACCCATGCTGTCGGCTCGATTTCGGCGGGTTTCGCAGGCTCGCGAAACACCGCTCGACCCATCCTGCTTGAGCGTCTTTGCCGCCAGCGGATGCACAAAGAAAAGCCCCCTTGTCGGGGGCTTTTCAGTACGTGGCGCGGGTATTCGTCAGCCCAGTATTTCCCGTATCCGATACCACGCCATACCCAGCGCCAGCAGCGGGGAGCGCAGCAGCTTGCCGCCGGGGAACGTCAGATGCGGCACCGCACTGAACAGGTCCAGGCCCTGGCTTTGACCGGCATGGATGGCCTCGGCCAGGAGCTTGGCTGACCAGTGCGTGACGTTCAGGCCGTGACCGGAATACCCCTGGGCAAAGAACACATTCGGATGCGCCTTGAGTCGCCCCACCTGCGGGAAGCGATTGGCGGTGATACCGATCATGCCGCCCCACTGGTAGTCGATCCTGACCTGCGCGAGCTGCGGAAAGACCTTGAGCACCTTGGGCCGCATGTAGGCGCCGATGTCCTTCGGGTCCCGCCCCGAGTAGTGGCAGGCCCCGCCGAAGAGCAGGCGCCGATCGGCCGTCAGGCGGTAGTAGTCCAGCCCCACTTTCTGGTCGCACAGCGCCATGTTCTGCGGTATCAGCTCCGAGGCGAGCGACTCGGGAAGCGGTTCGGTGGCCACCACGTAGCTGCCGGCCGGCAGAACCCTGCCGGTCAGCCGCGGCTCGAGTTCATCCAGGTGCGCATTGCAGCCGAGCACGAGGTTATCCGCGATCACCCGGCCTCTGGCGCAGTGGATGACCACGGACTTCCCATGCTCGATGCGCAGGACCGGGCTCTGCTCGAAAATCCGCGCGCCGAACGCGCTCGCCGCCCGGGCCTCGCCTTTCACCAGGTCCAGCGGATGCAGGTGACCCGAGCCCATGTCGACCAGGCCGCCGGCGTAGCAATCGCTGGCCACGACCTCATGCATCTGGCCGGCCCCTACCAGCCGGGTCTGATGCGGGTAGCCCAGCGCATTCAGCTCCTCTTGCTCCTGAGCCATGGCGGCGAACTGAGCAGGGGTGTTGGCCAGCTCGCAGAAGCCCCAGCGCAGGTCGCAGTCGATGTTCAGGTCGCGGATGCGCTCCGCGACCAGGGTCACCGAGTCGAGGCCCGCGCGCTCCAGATAGCGGACACCTTCTTCACCTACGTATTTGGCGAAGCCACTGACATCGTGGCCGATACCGCGTATCAGCTGGCCGCCGTTGCGCCCGCTCGCGCCCCAACCGATTCGCCGGGCTTCCAGCAGCACGACGGAGTGGCCACGCTGGGCCAGCTCCAGTGCGGTGTTGACGCCGGTGAGGCCACCGCCGACGACGCAAACGTCCGCGCGAATGTCCTCCGCGAGCGAGGGATACAGCTGTTTGTCTCGGGCGGTTGCGGCGTAGTAGGACGCCGCATGTTCCTCGGTGCGAGTCATGGGTCGGTCTCGATTCATCGGTTGA contains the following coding sequences:
- a CDS encoding helix-turn-helix domain-containing protein, coding for MVIRVVEAQEVDQQRIAIPGWEQQYTQMSAGRFSGRILHAEVEGIELYEEQMNLRVEQEFHAPSGALVFSFDMSENTLYLLDGETRNAWVTPENYREVAVVIKEAVQWGQPLDAFADLVLTPLRSDSCRSVAASLSNMLTGASSGQHPMDAPGIAQTIVSDCFSLLCEAPLGDEHRSRSSVQAKRVVQRVKEVVNDCPEENFGMTELAAKVGVSPRSLQQCFLRYAGVPPIVWLRNRRLNAARRDLLGAAESGMSVAEVAMKWSFWHLGRFSQSYHALFGEYPKTTIKQRCRP
- a CDS encoding FAD-binding oxidoreductase, which gives rise to MTRTEEHAASYYAATARDKQLYPSLAEDIRADVCVVGGGLTGVNTALELAQRGHSVVLLEARRIGWGASGRNGGQLIRGIGHDVSGFAKYVGEEGVRYLERAGLDSVTLVAERIRDLNIDCDLRWGFCELANTPAQFAAMAQEQEELNALGYPHQTRLVGAGQMHEVVASDCYAGGLVDMGSGHLHPLDLVKGEARAASAFGARIFEQSPVLRIEHGKSVVIHCARGRVIADNLVLGCNAHLDELEPRLTGRVLPAGSYVVATEPLPESLASELIPQNMALCDQKVGLDYYRLTADRRLLFGGACHYSGRDPKDIGAYMRPKVLKVFPQLAQVRIDYQWGGMIGITANRFPQVGRLKAHPNVFFAQGYSGHGLNVTHWSAKLLAEAIHAGQSQGLDLFSAVPHLTFPGGKLLRSPLLALGMAWYRIREILG